In one window of Chryseobacterium phocaeense DNA:
- the uvrA gene encoding excinuclease ABC subunit UvrA, protein MSKSTEYIEVYGAREHNLKNINVKIPRNELVVITGLSGSGKSSLAFDTIFAEGQRRYIETFSAYARQFLGGLERPDVDKIEGLSPVIAIEQKTTNKNPRSTVGTVTELYDYLRLLYARVSDAYSLSTGKRLVSYTEDQILETIKENYKGEKIMLMAPVVRSRKGHYHELFVQMAKKGYGQARIDGELQDIEYDLKLDRYKTHDIDIVIDRWIIGENASESRMEKSLRTAMEMGEGIIGIQKLGSTDIEYFSKNLMDAETGHSLALPEPNTFSFNSPKGSCPDCKGLGTIKKINTDYFVDNPKLSINQGGLLPLEDIKSNKWILSQIKNILEIFGLGMATPVQDIPEEALDYIYNGCHKEFNKDLKYAGITKKIKISFDGLIPFMEEIIEERESYEAVLLERHFTTEETCPVCGGTRLQPSSLSFKIDGKNIAEVNALSLSDLKEWLSDVKDKFSEKNKIIAHEILKEIETRLQFLLDVGLDYLSLSRSSKTLSGGESQRIRLATQIGSQLVNVLYILDEPSIGLHQRDNERLINSLKNLRDIGNSVLVVEHDKDMILEADEVLDIGPRAGKFGGEILWQGKPKELVKADTITAQYINGKRKIEVPAERRAGSGKNILLKGATGNNLKNVTLDIPLGKLVVVTGISGSGKSSLINGTLYPILNKHFYRAVQEPLPYKKIEGLDNIDKIVDVDQTPIGRTPRSNPATYTGMFTDIRNLFAELPESKIRGYKPGRFSFNVKGGRCETCQGGGLKVIEMNFLPDVYVHCETCNGKRFNRETLEVRYKGKSISDVLDMTIDEAVDFFQPIPKIFAKVKTLQDVGLGYITLGQQSTTLSGGEAQRIKLATELAKRQTGNTLYILDEPTTGLHFEDVKILMEAINQLVELGNSFIIIEHNMDVIKLADHIIDVGPEGGKHGGQIVAQGTPEEIVKSKKSLTGKFLKRELE, encoded by the coding sequence ATGAGTAAATCAACAGAATATATAGAAGTTTACGGTGCACGTGAACACAATCTGAAAAATATTAACGTAAAGATCCCACGCAACGAACTGGTGGTGATTACAGGACTTTCCGGAAGTGGAAAATCCTCCCTGGCTTTTGACACCATCTTTGCGGAAGGGCAGCGCCGGTATATTGAAACGTTTTCAGCTTATGCCCGCCAGTTTCTAGGCGGTTTGGAGCGTCCCGATGTAGATAAGATCGAAGGACTTTCACCCGTGATTGCCATTGAGCAGAAAACCACTAATAAAAACCCGAGATCTACGGTAGGAACAGTTACTGAGCTTTATGATTACCTTCGTCTTCTCTATGCAAGGGTTTCTGACGCCTATTCCCTGTCTACCGGTAAAAGGCTGGTAAGCTACACGGAAGATCAGATCCTTGAAACGATTAAAGAAAACTACAAGGGAGAAAAGATTATGCTGATGGCTCCTGTGGTACGTTCCAGGAAAGGTCATTATCACGAACTTTTTGTACAGATGGCCAAAAAAGGTTACGGACAGGCAAGAATTGACGGAGAGCTTCAGGACATTGAATATGATCTTAAGCTTGACCGTTACAAAACCCACGATATAGATATTGTGATTGACCGCTGGATCATCGGCGAAAACGCATCGGAATCCAGAATGGAAAAATCCCTGCGTACCGCCATGGAAATGGGCGAGGGTATTATCGGAATCCAAAAGCTTGGAAGTACCGACATCGAATATTTTTCCAAAAACCTGATGGATGCTGAAACCGGCCATTCATTGGCACTTCCGGAACCGAATACATTCTCGTTCAACTCTCCGAAAGGAAGCTGCCCGGACTGTAAAGGACTCGGGACCATCAAAAAGATCAATACAGACTATTTTGTTGATAATCCTAAACTTTCTATCAATCAGGGGGGGCTTTTACCGCTGGAAGATATTAAATCCAACAAATGGATTCTGTCCCAGATTAAAAACATCCTTGAAATCTTCGGATTGGGAATGGCAACGCCTGTGCAGGACATTCCGGAAGAAGCACTGGATTATATCTATAACGGATGCCACAAGGAATTTAATAAAGACCTGAAATACGCTGGAATCACTAAAAAGATTAAAATAAGCTTTGACGGCCTTATTCCTTTTATGGAGGAAATTATTGAGGAAAGGGAATCCTATGAAGCGGTATTGCTGGAAAGACATTTTACAACGGAAGAAACGTGCCCGGTATGTGGGGGAACGCGTCTGCAGCCTTCCAGCTTAAGTTTTAAAATTGACGGAAAGAATATTGCTGAGGTTAATGCTTTAAGCTTATCGGATTTAAAAGAATGGTTATCTGATGTTAAAGATAAATTCTCAGAAAAAAATAAAATTATCGCTCACGAGATCTTAAAAGAGATTGAAACCAGGCTACAGTTTCTTCTGGATGTAGGTTTGGATTATCTGAGCCTGAGCAGAAGCTCAAAAACTCTTTCGGGTGGAGAATCTCAGAGAATTCGTCTGGCTACGCAGATAGGTTCCCAGCTAGTGAATGTGTTGTATATTCTGGATGAACCGAGCATCGGGCTGCACCAGAGAGATAATGAAAGACTGATCAATTCGCTGAAGAACCTCAGAGACATCGGAAACTCCGTATTGGTGGTAGAGCACGATAAAGATATGATCCTGGAAGCCGATGAGGTGCTGGACATCGGCCCTAGGGCCGGAAAGTTCGGGGGAGAAATTCTCTGGCAGGGAAAACCGAAAGAACTGGTCAAAGCCGATACCATTACCGCACAGTACATCAACGGAAAGAGAAAGATAGAAGTTCCTGCAGAAAGAAGAGCAGGAAGCGGTAAAAATATTCTTTTGAAAGGGGCTACCGGAAACAATCTTAAGAATGTTACCCTCGATATTCCATTAGGAAAACTGGTAGTGGTAACCGGAATTTCAGGAAGCGGAAAATCTTCCCTGATCAACGGAACTTTGTACCCGATTCTTAACAAACATTTTTACAGGGCGGTTCAGGAACCTCTGCCTTACAAAAAAATCGAAGGCCTTGACAATATTGATAAAATTGTAGATGTAGACCAGACTCCGATTGGTAGAACCCCGCGTTCGAACCCTGCTACATATACCGGAATGTTTACAGATATCAGAAACCTGTTTGCAGAACTTCCGGAAAGTAAGATCCGTGGCTATAAGCCGGGAAGGTTCTCATTCAACGTAAAAGGCGGAAGATGCGAAACCTGTCAGGGCGGTGGATTGAAAGTCATTGAGATGAATTTCCTTCCGGATGTCTATGTTCACTGTGAAACCTGCAACGGAAAGCGTTTCAATAGGGAAACCCTGGAAGTTCGCTACAAAGGAAAATCTATTTCCGATGTGCTGGACATGACGATTGATGAAGCGGTAGATTTTTTCCAGCCGATTCCTAAGATCTTTGCTAAAGTAAAAACACTTCAGGATGTAGGGCTGGGTTATATTACGCTTGGACAGCAGTCAACAACCCTTTCCGGAGGAGAAGCACAGCGTATCAAGCTGGCGACAGAGCTAGCGAAAAGGCAGACAGGAAATACATTATATATCCTGGATGAACCTACTACCGGACTGCACTTTGAGGATGTAAAGATCCTGATGGAAGCCATTAATCAGCTGGTAGAGCTGGGAAACTCATTTATCATCATTGAACACAATATGGATGTCATTAAACTGGCGGACCATATCATTGATGTAGGTCCTGAAGGCGGAAAACACGGCGGACAGATCGTAGCGCAGGGAACTCCTGAGGAGATAGTAAAGTCTAAGAAGAGTTTGACCGGAAAGTTCTTGAAAAGGGAACTGGAATAA
- a CDS encoding DUF3829 domain-containing protein encodes MRKIIVLAMALTFTSVSVISCKKDVSKLGKSMMNIGGANDANAIIEFNNNFLDSYKSTSRHIESIMKYADAALTKAKGQDVLIMPIVISSMDYSFSKIKEVPSGFDKDKAAIESDFNIYKAKKESIEKKFEELKSYMTSEDYKDDKGAKAETLSKEIETEAKALFIAGENVVAKIKPATDAAEEVILKDHPMKEYIISSKGVMNSLDSNLDVLDKQYAGTFNEAEVQKKYDELAKAVESNSKLEFNVKDPQYAYKKSQFESFNKTASGFLDTYRKVIRDSKGTGKISDSDIQQIDSAYESVLNSYNSFVK; translated from the coding sequence ATGAGAAAGATTATTGTACTTGCAATGGCCCTGACTTTTACGTCAGTCAGTGTAATCAGCTGTAAAAAAGATGTCAGCAAACTAGGGAAATCCATGATGAATATCGGCGGAGCAAACGATGCCAATGCAATCATTGAATTCAATAACAATTTTTTAGATTCTTACAAAAGCACATCCAGACATATAGAAAGTATTATGAAATATGCTGATGCAGCCTTAACGAAGGCAAAAGGGCAGGATGTACTGATCATGCCTATTGTGATCAGCTCTATGGATTATTCATTCAGCAAGATCAAAGAAGTGCCGTCTGGTTTTGACAAAGACAAAGCAGCAATAGAATCTGATTTTAATATCTATAAGGCTAAAAAGGAAAGCATAGAGAAAAAGTTTGAAGAACTGAAGTCTTATATGACGTCTGAAGATTATAAAGACGATAAAGGAGCCAAAGCAGAAACCCTGTCAAAAGAGATCGAAACGGAAGCCAAAGCCTTATTCATCGCAGGAGAAAATGTGGTAGCAAAGATCAAACCCGCCACTGATGCAGCCGAAGAAGTGATTCTGAAAGATCATCCTATGAAAGAATATATTATTTCTTCCAAAGGGGTGATGAACTCGCTCGATTCCAATCTGGATGTACTGGATAAACAATACGCCGGAACGTTCAATGAAGCAGAAGTTCAGAAAAAATATGATGAACTGGCGAAAGCAGTGGAATCAAATTCAAAACTGGAATTTAATGTGAAAGATCCTCAGTATGCTTACAAGAAATCACAGTTTGAAAGCTTTAATAAAACAGCTTCCGGATTCCTGGATACCTACAGAAAGGTGATCCGTGATTCCAAAGGAACAGGAAAAATCTCAGACTCAGATATCCAGCAGATCGATTCTGCTTATGAATCTGTATTGAATTCCTATAATTCTTTTGTGAAATAA
- a CDS encoding type VI secretion system baseplate subunit TssF, producing the protein MNLDQNIYSKESVKARMLQNATKVWGLKSPQSLDPFVKLLIDAFSTEVFKANNEIQTVNARILEKLAKLLTPSIYTHPIPAHAVAFTLPYESSEVLLEHTEFFFRKQMTSTVKSESDKQLNIPFTPVGNVRINKVQTAVMFVGNTCYSVDDRLNKIPVARFQGKPEDYRKVTIGVDVSRYASENFPKYVSIFCSNPAFEHIDFVYKLLPYITVTSNGNPLFVREGLSYLTNNQQDGYEQMFREQSIRNKVIEDIKSIYRHKFIEITGISNSLFSEPGQLPQNLDFLNGKEEIRKQIGDKRYLWLTFEFPPQFSAEILDNFSFVLNAFPIYNRGWKKTEYSLDIMGNNIPLVTDEGEHFLYVDEVQDGDGRRYTEIPFTPADDLKKGLYTVRKGGMERFTNRNAVDMIANVLELTRDEIAAFSLLNRDNVKGVLSEMSDKMKTMVQKVNNAKRNIRQELNYVIMEPVEKTDHTYASFWVTHCTLANHMRPGTELSNQLKSQTVVLLTETIGGSEEQKGTDSIQAYKYALTTRDKIISLEDVKNFCRMILKDELKEVRVRRGTMISNRPKEGFVRTVEVELIPQNYSFYGRAYWENMANILRNQIISKAIDGIEYVVKISNEDIDIDEI; encoded by the coding sequence ATGAACTTAGATCAAAATATATATTCCAAAGAGTCTGTAAAAGCGAGAATGCTTCAGAATGCCACCAAAGTGTGGGGTCTGAAAAGCCCGCAGTCTCTGGACCCTTTTGTAAAATTACTGATAGATGCGTTCAGTACGGAAGTCTTTAAAGCCAATAACGAGATTCAGACAGTGAACGCCCGTATTCTTGAAAAGCTGGCTAAACTTCTGACGCCGTCTATTTATACCCATCCGATTCCGGCCCATGCGGTGGCTTTTACGTTACCGTATGAATCTTCGGAAGTGCTGCTGGAACACACGGAATTTTTCTTCCGCAAGCAGATGACTTCTACCGTGAAGTCAGAATCAGATAAACAGCTTAATATCCCGTTTACTCCGGTAGGGAATGTAAGGATCAATAAAGTACAGACGGCCGTAATGTTTGTAGGGAATACATGTTACAGTGTAGATGACCGGCTGAATAAAATTCCTGTGGCAAGATTCCAGGGAAAGCCTGAGGATTACAGAAAAGTGACCATCGGAGTGGATGTCAGCAGATACGCCAGTGAGAATTTTCCTAAATATGTAAGTATATTCTGTTCAAATCCTGCTTTTGAACATATAGATTTCGTTTATAAACTTCTTCCATATATTACGGTAACCAGCAATGGAAACCCATTATTTGTAAGGGAAGGACTGAGCTATCTTACCAATAACCAGCAGGATGGTTACGAGCAGATGTTCAGGGAGCAATCTATAAGGAATAAAGTTATTGAAGATATCAAAAGTATTTACCGTCATAAATTTATTGAGATCACCGGAATTTCAAACAGCCTGTTTTCGGAGCCGGGACAATTGCCTCAGAATCTTGATTTTCTTAACGGAAAAGAAGAGATCAGAAAACAGATTGGTGACAAGCGGTATCTGTGGCTTACTTTTGAGTTTCCACCGCAATTTTCTGCTGAAATATTAGATAATTTCTCCTTTGTGTTAAATGCTTTCCCGATCTACAACAGAGGCTGGAAAAAAACAGAATACAGCCTTGATATTATGGGGAATAATATTCCTCTGGTTACGGATGAAGGTGAACATTTCCTGTATGTAGATGAGGTTCAGGACGGTGACGGAAGAAGATATACTGAAATTCCTTTTACGCCTGCGGATGACCTTAAAAAAGGTCTTTACACCGTAAGAAAAGGAGGGATGGAGCGTTTCACCAATAGAAATGCGGTCGATATGATCGCCAATGTACTGGAGCTGACAAGAGATGAGATCGCTGCATTTTCACTCTTAAACAGGGATAATGTGAAGGGCGTCCTGAGCGAAATGTCTGATAAAATGAAGACGATGGTTCAGAAAGTAAACAATGCCAAGAGAAATATCAGGCAGGAACTAAACTATGTGATCATGGAACCTGTAGAAAAAACGGATCATACCTACGCCTCTTTCTGGGTAACGCATTGCACACTTGCCAATCATATGCGTCCGGGAACAGAGCTTTCCAATCAGCTGAAATCGCAGACGGTGGTACTTCTTACGGAAACAATCGGAGGGTCTGAGGAACAAAAGGGAACAGACAGTATTCAGGCTTATAAATATGCCCTGACAACAAGGGACAAGATCATATCCCTGGAAGATGTTAAAAATTTCTGCAGAATGATCCTGAAAGATGAGCTGAAAGAAGTAAGGGTAAGAAGAGGAACCATGATCAGCAACCGCCCTAAAGAGGGTTTTGTAAGGACGGTGGAAGTAGAGCTGATTCCGCAGAATTATTCTTTTTATGGAAGAGCTTACTGGGAAAATATGGCGAATATCCTGAGAAACCAGATTATTTCAAAAGCGATCGACGGGATCGAGTATGTAGTAAAAATAAGCAATGAAGACATTGATATTGATGAAATATAA
- a CDS encoding GPW/gp25 family protein, with protein sequence MDTPNYRMPFSPSTLMTEGGSIDICDMGESIAHNIMLLITTKKGENRYDDNYGNDVWNLEFDNGVTSAVWESVFIKSLRRQIQEYEPRIVQAQVDAHIQFVEHSYDTKEHTEIKKKVRIAINAKMEATGERFSFSTELFLSPMSID encoded by the coding sequence ATGGATACACCAAATTACAGAATGCCTTTTTCCCCTTCCACACTAATGACAGAGGGGGGAAGCATTGATATATGCGATATGGGCGAAAGCATAGCCCACAATATCATGCTGCTCATCACTACCAAAAAAGGCGAAAACAGATATGATGACAATTACGGAAACGACGTTTGGAACCTGGAATTTGATAATGGAGTGACCAGTGCCGTTTGGGAAAGCGTTTTCATCAAAAGCCTCAGAAGGCAGATTCAGGAATATGAACCACGGATCGTACAGGCACAGGTAGATGCTCACATTCAGTTTGTAGAACACAGCTACGACACCAAAGAACACACAGAAATCAAAAAGAAAGTAAGAATTGCCATCAATGCAAAAATGGAGGCAACGGGGGAGCGTTTCAGCTTTTCCACAGAATTATTTTTAAGTCCGATGTCTATTGACTAA
- a CDS encoding APC family permease — translation MQKKLKLWDAVMLVMGSMIGSGIFIVSADMMRNLGSGFWLIIVWVITGIMTVAAAISYGELSALFPKAGGQYTYLKEIFGKRMGFLYGWGLFTVIQTGTIAAVAMAFGKFTAYLIPSLNDAAPLFQSGEFKITWIQILAIAVILLLTYINTRGVQSGKLLQNVFTGSKIIALLGLIAVGFILVDVSHMAENFSLGMDSFNNLKKDLSGNFLKEGWQSIGGMTLLGGIAAAMVGSVFSSVAWESVTFVSGEVENPKKNIVKSMIYGTSAVMILYLAVNFVYLNALDRDSIAFAANDRVAVAASQNIFGSAGTIIIAILVMVSTFGCDNGLILAGARVFQTMAKDGMFFKSAEKNNKNEVPENALWMQGIWASVLCLSGQYGNLLDMISFVIVLFYMITVFGVIYLRFKKPELERPYKTWLYPVTPIIYLLIGTGFCVLLLIYKQQYTWPGFLMVLLGLPVYYFINRKKTADQ, via the coding sequence ATGCAGAAAAAACTGAAACTTTGGGACGCCGTGATGCTGGTAATGGGGTCCATGATCGGAAGTGGAATATTTATTGTAAGTGCCGATATGATGCGGAATTTAGGTTCCGGATTCTGGCTCATCATCGTATGGGTTATTACCGGAATAATGACGGTGGCTGCAGCAATCAGCTATGGAGAGCTTTCAGCACTGTTTCCGAAAGCTGGCGGACAATATACCTATCTGAAGGAGATTTTCGGTAAAAGGATGGGGTTTCTGTATGGGTGGGGTCTGTTTACAGTGATCCAGACCGGAACTATTGCGGCCGTTGCCATGGCTTTCGGAAAGTTTACGGCTTATCTGATCCCGTCGTTAAATGACGCAGCCCCTCTTTTCCAGAGCGGGGAATTTAAGATCACATGGATACAGATTCTTGCGATAGCAGTGATTCTTTTGCTTACCTATATCAATACAAGAGGAGTTCAGAGTGGAAAGCTGCTTCAGAATGTATTTACAGGTTCAAAAATTATAGCTTTATTAGGTCTTATCGCGGTAGGATTTATATTGGTGGATGTTTCACATATGGCGGAAAACTTTAGCCTTGGCATGGACTCTTTTAACAATCTTAAAAAAGACCTTAGCGGAAATTTCCTTAAAGAAGGCTGGCAGTCTATCGGGGGAATGACGCTTCTGGGTGGAATAGCAGCAGCCATGGTCGGTTCTGTTTTCAGTTCAGTAGCTTGGGAGAGTGTAACTTTTGTATCAGGAGAAGTGGAAAATCCAAAGAAAAACATCGTTAAATCGATGATCTACGGAACTTCTGCGGTAATGATCCTGTATTTAGCCGTTAATTTTGTTTATTTAAATGCCCTCGACAGGGACAGTATTGCTTTTGCAGCTAATGACAGGGTAGCCGTTGCGGCATCCCAGAATATTTTTGGAAGTGCAGGGACGATTATTATTGCCATACTTGTAATGGTTTCTACCTTCGGATGTGACAATGGACTGATCCTGGCAGGGGCAAGGGTGTTTCAGACGATGGCAAAAGATGGAATGTTTTTTAAATCTGCTGAGAAAAACAATAAAAATGAAGTTCCCGAAAATGCGCTGTGGATGCAGGGAATCTGGGCCTCGGTTTTATGTCTCAGCGGACAGTACGGAAATTTACTGGATATGATCTCTTTTGTAATTGTTCTGTTTTATATGATTACCGTATTCGGGGTTATTTATTTAAGGTTTAAAAAACCGGAGCTTGAAAGACCATACAAAACCTGGCTTTATCCGGTGACGCCTATTATTTATCTCCTGATTGGAACAGGATTTTGCGTATTGCTTTTAATCTATAAGCAGCAATATACCTGGCCCGGATTTTTAATGGTGTTGCTGGGACTTCCTGTTTATTATTTCATTAACAGAAAAAAGACTGCAGATCAATAG
- a CDS encoding DUF4920 domain-containing protein, with protein MKFKTIVVAAAVSFSALAFAQETSQKKSGPPAGNAIVGDTYGAGTASESKAISVDKLSKKLKKENKKMEGVAVKGKVTDVCEKKGCWLTIQTEDNSQFFVKMKDYAFFVPTALKGKNVVLEGTAERKVTSVDEQKHYAEDAKKPQAEIDAITTPKEEIRFVANGIKVVN; from the coding sequence ATGAAATTCAAAACCATAGTAGTGGCAGCAGCCGTGAGTTTTTCAGCCCTGGCTTTTGCACAGGAGACCTCCCAGAAAAAATCAGGACCGCCGGCAGGAAATGCTATTGTAGGGGATACTTACGGAGCAGGTACCGCTTCTGAATCTAAAGCGATCAGTGTAGATAAACTTAGCAAGAAGCTTAAAAAAGAGAACAAAAAGATGGAAGGTGTGGCCGTTAAAGGAAAAGTAACCGATGTATGTGAGAAAAAAGGATGCTGGCTTACGATCCAGACCGAAGATAACTCCCAGTTTTTCGTAAAAATGAAGGATTATGCGTTTTTCGTTCCTACCGCTCTAAAAGGCAAAAATGTAGTATTAGAGGGTACTGCGGAAAGAAAGGTAACTTCTGTTGACGAGCAAAAGCACTATGCGGAGGATGCTAAAAAACCTCAGGCTGAAATTGATGCCATTACTACACCTAAAGAAGAAATAAGATTTGTAGCTAACGGAATCAAGGTGGTGAACTAA
- a CDS encoding M14 family zinc carboxypeptidase produces MKFEQIYSPNPDFSNRYISPEKLFTYLQSNLSGYIREIGRSYLDKPIYQLSIGTGTINVLAWSQMHGNESNATHAMLDLLQTLDKAPEMKEHLFGKITLDFIFMLNPDGSERWTRLNAADIDLNRDFHNEASTEIKFLKKAAASKKYDYALNLHEQRTIFTTDGIHPATLSFLAPSENVERTVTDNRKKCMAVIGRIYDELKELIPDQIGRYSDEFYPTSTGDNFIKAGMPTILFEGGHFADDYTRKETRKYYTVALYYALKAISELNSDIEGWEKYLEIPENQETHYDIIYRNVKLNTDHECILDVAVQYREMKEEGKDEISFIPFVMEVGDVKKRKGWIEIDCTGKKFVAPTKYPKLDAPVEFTIED; encoded by the coding sequence ATGAAATTTGAACAGATCTATTCTCCCAACCCTGATTTCTCAAACCGCTATATTTCCCCTGAAAAATTATTTACTTACCTACAGAGCAATCTCAGCGGTTACATTAGGGAGATAGGAAGATCATATCTGGATAAACCTATTTATCAGTTAAGCATCGGAACTGGAACCATTAATGTTTTGGCATGGTCACAGATGCACGGGAATGAATCCAACGCTACGCATGCGATGCTGGATTTGCTTCAGACCTTAGATAAAGCTCCGGAAATGAAAGAGCATCTTTTCGGCAAAATCACACTGGATTTTATTTTTATGCTCAATCCTGACGGCTCTGAAAGATGGACCCGATTGAATGCTGCAGATATTGACCTGAACAGGGATTTTCATAATGAGGCCAGCACAGAAATCAAATTTCTTAAAAAAGCAGCGGCTTCAAAAAAATATGATTATGCACTGAACCTCCATGAGCAACGGACCATTTTTACTACAGACGGTATACATCCTGCTACTTTATCTTTCCTGGCGCCTTCTGAAAATGTGGAACGTACAGTAACGGATAACAGGAAAAAATGTATGGCGGTGATTGGAAGAATATATGATGAATTGAAAGAATTAATTCCTGATCAGATCGGAAGATACTCCGATGAGTTTTACCCGACTTCCACAGGAGATAACTTTATCAAGGCCGGAATGCCCACTATTTTATTTGAAGGCGGACATTTCGCTGATGATTATACCAGAAAAGAAACTCGGAAATATTATACGGTTGCTTTATATTATGCGTTGAAAGCAATAAGTGAACTTAATTCAGACATTGAAGGCTGGGAAAAGTATCTTGAAATTCCCGAGAACCAGGAAACTCATTATGATATTATTTACAGAAATGTAAAACTAAATACCGATCACGAATGTATTCTGGATGTAGCAGTACAATATCGCGAAATGAAGGAAGAAGGAAAGGATGAAATATCTTTTATCCCTTTTGTAATGGAGGTGGGAGATGTGAAGAAGAGAAAAGGATGGATAGAGATAGACTGTACCGGGAAGAAATTTGTAGCTCCAACCAAATATCCTAAACTGGATGCTCCGGTGGAATTTACGATTGAAGATTAA
- a CDS encoding helix-turn-helix transcriptional regulator codes for MSLNERISKVIEHYHLSPSEFADEIDVQRSSISHITSGRNKPSLEFIIKIKSRFPEILWDWLVTGEGEMLKSELPSADSIPQEKPEDEKVKPTPLPDLFTMMKDDEDFGTEDEIELVQESPRESFIPPPYKTQENLADSQRLENTRNQIISQAIENQSNKIKRIVLFYENGKFESFEP; via the coding sequence ATGAGTTTAAATGAGAGAATTTCCAAAGTTATAGAGCACTACCATCTCAGTCCTTCTGAATTTGCAGATGAGATCGATGTACAGCGTTCTTCTATTTCACACATCACTTCAGGAAGAAACAAACCTTCACTGGAATTTATTATCAAGATCAAATCCCGTTTTCCTGAAATCCTTTGGGACTGGCTGGTTACCGGGGAAGGTGAAATGCTGAAGTCAGAATTACCAAGTGCTGATTCTATCCCACAAGAAAAACCAGAGGATGAGAAAGTAAAACCTACTCCGCTTCCCGATCTTTTTACGATGATGAAAGATGATGAAGATTTTGGGACAGAAGATGAAATAGAGTTAGTTCAGGAGAGCCCGCGAGAATCATTTATACCGCCCCCATATAAGACTCAGGAAAATTTAGCAGATTCTCAGCGATTAGAAAATACCAGAAATCAGATTATAAGCCAAGCTATTGAAAATCAATCCAATAAAATAAAACGGATTGTTCTGTTTTATGAAAACGGAAAATTCGAGAGTTTTGAACCATAA
- a CDS encoding T9SS type A sorting domain-containing protein: MKKILLVAGLIAANFSMGQTYANGGLSTGATSKGGTAAPAGYTWSELQNNTGNTTESNTSLGLGGTSSSATANFFLADDFTIPAGSSWQITTIDFFAYQTGYAGTTAPFNTVRVNIFSSDPSVAGAVSVFGDDTTNRFSAGADALMYRTGNTTVPVTVAPGTTRKIWKVTANTPKTLGPGTYWIKYQLQNVVMANAGFLPPITIVGSRGLPAFNAKQFDAIAGTWAPIIDGGNPAAAPDVPVDMPFVITFTSTTLGTQETMQYDNRVQVYPNPAKDSFRINNPEKLKISTVEIMDASGKLVRTLKGSDEYQVSDLPKGNYILKIKNEGGHTKITKLIKQ, translated from the coding sequence ATGAAAAAAATTCTACTTGTTGCCGGCTTGATAGCGGCTAACTTTTCCATGGGACAAACCTACGCTAACGGAGGTTTAAGTACTGGGGCTACTTCTAAAGGCGGTACTGCTGCACCTGCCGGATACACATGGTCTGAACTTCAGAATAATACAGGAAATACTACAGAATCCAATACCAGCTTGGGATTGGGAGGAACGTCAAGCTCCGCCACAGCAAACTTTTTTCTGGCTGATGACTTTACGATTCCGGCTGGAAGTTCCTGGCAGATTACAACCATAGATTTTTTTGCCTACCAGACAGGTTATGCAGGAACTACAGCTCCCTTTAATACCGTAAGAGTCAATATATTCAGCTCTGATCCTTCGGTAGCAGGTGCTGTAAGTGTATTTGGTGATGATACTACCAACAGATTTTCAGCAGGAGCCGATGCTCTGATGTACAGGACCGGAAATACTACTGTGCCTGTTACAGTAGCTCCTGGGACCACCAGGAAAATATGGAAGGTAACAGCCAATACGCCAAAAACTCTGGGACCCGGAACCTATTGGATCAAGTATCAGCTGCAAAATGTAGTGATGGCTAATGCTGGCTTTTTACCACCGATTACGATCGTCGGAAGCAGGGGACTTCCTGCTTTTAATGCAAAACAGTTTGATGCCATTGCCGGAACATGGGCGCCGATAATAGATGGCGGAAATCCTGCAGCAGCTCCGGATGTTCCGGTGGATATGCCGTTTGTGATTACATTTACATCCACCACACTGGGAACACAGGAAACAATGCAGTATGACAACAGGGTACAGGTATATCCTAACCCGGCAAAAGACAGTTTCAGAATTAATAATCCTGAAAAATTAAAAATAAGCACCGTGGAAATCATGGATGCTTCCGGTAAGCTGGTAAGAACATTGAAAGGTTCGGATGAATATCAGGTTTCAGATCTGCCGAAAGGAAATTATATACTGAAAATTAAGAATGAAGGCGGACATACAAAAATTACAAAACTAATAAAGCAATAG